Proteins encoded within one genomic window of Bacillus sp. F19:
- a CDS encoding helix-turn-helix domain-containing protein: MEDKLSTLFKALGHPIRRRILDILKESAKTTGELNDYFPEVSRYAIMKHLTALEEGNLVVVRREGKYRLNYLNAVPLQEMHNRWVGKYMETAAGSLLQLKLAAEQKGEEEMNSTEQAKVFRIEQEVFIDAPREQVFKALTEKAEDWWEFRLAPKGVTSKFTFDPVPGGQFIERWGETEGAVWGNVYYVNAPEEIRLHGHLGMQGAVNSSYTYRLIEKNDATILQLSHTASGLIEENWEQDHTEGWKHLLGTLLKKYAEQNN; the protein is encoded by the coding sequence ATGGAAGACAAGCTTTCCACATTGTTTAAAGCGCTGGGCCACCCAATTAGGAGACGCATTCTTGATATTCTTAAAGAATCAGCTAAAACAACTGGCGAATTAAATGATTATTTTCCTGAAGTATCAAGGTATGCAATCATGAAACATCTGACCGCCCTTGAGGAAGGGAACTTGGTTGTTGTAAGACGGGAAGGAAAATACAGACTTAATTACTTAAACGCCGTTCCTCTGCAGGAAATGCATAACCGGTGGGTGGGAAAATACATGGAGACAGCGGCTGGTTCTTTACTTCAATTAAAATTGGCTGCTGAACAAAAAGGAGAAGAAGAAATGAACTCAACAGAACAAGCAAAAGTGTTTCGAATTGAACAAGAGGTTTTCATAGACGCACCAAGAGAACAGGTATTCAAGGCATTGACAGAAAAGGCAGAAGATTGGTGGGAGTTTCGGTTGGCTCCAAAAGGAGTGACATCGAAGTTTACGTTTGATCCTGTGCCAGGCGGCCAGTTTATTGAAAGATGGGGTGAAACAGAAGGGGCAGTGTGGGGGAATGTTTATTATGTTAATGCTCCGGAAGAGATACGCCTTCATGGGCATTTGGGAATGCAGGGAGCAGTCAATAGTTCTTATACGTACCGTTTAATTGAAAAAAATGATGCTACAATCCTTCAGCTTTCCCATACCGCTTCAGGATTGATTGAAGAAAACTGGGAGCAGGATCATACTGAAGGATGGAAACATCTGCTGGGAACATTATTAAAAAAATATGCAGAACAAAATAATTGA
- the fosM gene encoding FosM family fosfomycin resistance protein, translating to MTIKGLNHFLFSVANLEHSIEFYQHVFDAKLLVKGRSTAYFDLNGMWLALNVEKNISRSEQNQSYTHIAFSIDEADFDKMCDRLEKLNVNILSGRSRDEKDKKSIYFTDPDGHKFEFHTGTLEDRLAYYRQEKKHMEFF from the coding sequence ATGACTATTAAAGGTTTGAATCATTTTTTATTTTCCGTTGCTAATTTGGAGCATTCAATCGAATTTTACCAGCATGTATTTGATGCAAAGTTATTGGTAAAAGGAAGAAGCACTGCCTATTTTGATTTAAATGGCATGTGGCTCGCTCTCAATGTGGAAAAAAATATTTCCCGCAGTGAACAGAATCAATCATATACACATATAGCTTTTTCAATAGATGAAGCGGATTTTGATAAAATGTGTGATCGGTTGGAAAAGTTAAATGTAAACATTCTTTCTGGACGTTCAAGAGATGAGAAAGATAAAAAATCGATATATTTTACAGACCCGGATGGTCATAAGTTTGAGTTTCATACGGGTACATTGGAAGACAGATTAGCTTATTATCGACAGGAGAAAAAACATATGGAATTTTTCTAA
- a CDS encoding polysaccharide deacetylase family protein → MLKKRYVTPFIGLVSFIILLFSMYHLMNSRTFQLFGGLTSNVETAQKAVALTFDDGPAGNTDEILAILDKYHARATFFLIGNELENHPKEGQMIEEAGHQIGNHTYSHSRMIFKSPSFIKEEIEKTNNLIRLTGYEGEIDFRPPNGKKLALLPYYLNKRQMDTITWNIEPDTYCSSISDKVSYVNEKTEPGSIILLHPMYDETGKELKALEEIIKSLTEDGYQFVTVNELQKY, encoded by the coding sequence ATGCTGAAAAAAAGATACGTCACACCATTTATAGGCTTAGTTTCATTCATTATTCTATTATTCTCTATGTATCATTTAATGAATTCAAGAACCTTTCAATTATTTGGCGGGTTAACCAGCAATGTTGAAACGGCACAAAAAGCAGTCGCTTTGACGTTTGATGATGGGCCGGCTGGAAATACGGATGAAATATTGGCTATACTGGATAAATATCATGCGAGGGCTACCTTCTTTTTAATCGGGAATGAGCTGGAAAATCATCCGAAAGAAGGACAAATGATAGAGGAAGCGGGACATCAGATTGGAAATCATACATATTCTCACAGCAGAATGATTTTCAAGTCACCATCCTTCATCAAGGAGGAAATCGAAAAAACAAACAACTTAATACGCCTCACAGGCTATGAAGGAGAAATTGATTTTCGGCCTCCTAACGGGAAAAAATTAGCCTTGCTGCCCTATTATTTAAACAAACGTCAAATGGATACAATCACATGGAACATTGAACCTGACACTTACTGCAGTTCCATATCTGACAAAGTAAGTTATGTAAACGAAAAGACTGAACCAGGGTCCATCATTTTGCTTCATCCAATGTACGATGAGACAGGAAAAGAACTAAAAGCTCTTGAAGAAATCATCAAATCATTAACTGAAGACGGGTATCAATTTGTTACGGTGAATGAATTACAGAAATATTAG
- a CDS encoding HAD hydrolase-like protein produces the protein MPARCFGAPSFIYACMVDLFDVIITRDDVEKPQPHPEGVKKALFIFGAENNEALFIGDSEADILAGVRANAYTIGVQWLQEYQTIDFVTQPNQVMKNINEFREFVNWMSIIK, from the coding sequence GTGCCCGCAAGGTGTTTTGGGGCACCCTCTTTTATTTATGCATGCATGGTTGATTTGTTTGACGTAATCATTACAAGAGACGATGTTGAAAAACCACAACCTCATCCTGAGGGAGTAAAGAAGGCATTATTTATTTTTGGGGCGGAAAATAATGAAGCCCTTTTTATCGGAGACAGTGAGGCAGACATTCTAGCAGGAGTACGAGCAAATGCTTATACAATCGGGGTGCAATGGCTGCAGGAATATCAAACGATTGATTTTGTCACACAGCCGAATCAAGTAATGAAAAATATAAATGAATTTAGAGAATTTGTTAATTGGATGAGCATCATTAAATAA
- a CDS encoding sigma 54-interacting transcriptional regulator, which translates to MKGLMEKLPYDWIEEVVNLAAECMVVVDHEGIVVYLNSAYCEFLNVTAEESIGKPVQEVIENTRMQIVAKTGQAEVASIHPINGSEMIANRYPLYVKGQLVGAVGTVMFRNAQEWLDYSKKIQPIMEELNYYKTKFEKELFSKYHFGDLVGSSPKFMEAKKLAERVSDSQSAVLLLGASGTGKELFAHAIHQTSGRRFAPFMRVNCASIPEHLFESEIFGYEEGSFTGAKKGGKKGKFELAHGGTIFLDEIGDLPLQMQSKLLRVLQEKEIERIGGRAPIQIDVRVIAATHRNLEKMVLDGEFREDLYYRLNVIKIDIPSLKDRKEDIVPISRILLKKLGTKFHRYGLDLSEEVKLDLERHSWPGNIRELENVLERAVNVLDGQMIYPEHLPLYLQQEGKSHSQAYTAHLPHSPMNGSKLYGPVKPLKDIVAEAEKEAIFHALTEAKGNKMEAAKLLGIGKTSFYDKCKGYGIS; encoded by the coding sequence ATGAAAGGATTAATGGAAAAGCTTCCCTATGATTGGATTGAAGAAGTAGTCAATTTAGCGGCAGAATGCATGGTAGTAGTGGATCATGAAGGAATTGTTGTTTATCTCAATTCGGCCTATTGTGAATTCCTGAATGTAACCGCAGAAGAATCAATTGGGAAACCGGTTCAGGAGGTTATTGAAAATACGAGAATGCAAATTGTAGCTAAAACCGGTCAGGCGGAAGTGGCGTCCATTCATCCCATTAACGGAAGCGAAATGATTGCAAACCGGTATCCCCTCTATGTGAAAGGACAGCTGGTGGGTGCTGTAGGAACAGTGATGTTCCGCAATGCTCAGGAATGGCTGGACTATTCTAAGAAAATCCAGCCGATCATGGAAGAATTAAACTATTATAAAACGAAATTTGAGAAAGAACTTTTCAGCAAATATCATTTTGGGGATCTGGTTGGAAGCAGTCCCAAATTCATGGAAGCCAAGAAGCTGGCAGAGCGGGTTTCGGACAGTCAGTCGGCCGTTCTCCTGCTTGGGGCATCTGGAACTGGAAAAGAGCTGTTTGCCCATGCCATTCATCAGACTAGCGGAAGACGTTTTGCCCCTTTCATGAGGGTTAATTGCGCTTCGATTCCCGAGCATTTATTTGAATCGGAAATTTTCGGGTATGAAGAAGGTTCCTTTACCGGTGCAAAAAAGGGCGGAAAAAAGGGAAAGTTTGAGCTGGCACACGGAGGAACAATTTTTCTTGATGAGATTGGCGACCTCCCTCTTCAGATGCAAAGCAAATTGCTTCGTGTGCTTCAGGAAAAAGAAATTGAGCGAATCGGCGGACGCGCTCCTATTCAAATCGATGTACGAGTGATTGCCGCTACCCATCGCAACCTGGAAAAAATGGTTTTGGACGGTGAGTTTAGGGAGGATCTTTATTATCGCCTTAATGTCATCAAAATCGATATTCCCTCACTTAAGGATCGTAAGGAAGACATAGTCCCAATTTCAAGAATTCTATTAAAAAAGCTGGGGACTAAATTTCACAGGTATGGTCTTGATCTCTCTGAAGAGGTGAAGCTTGACCTGGAAAGACACTCTTGGCCCGGAAACATTCGTGAGCTTGAGAACGTACTTGAACGTGCAGTTAACGTACTGGACGGCCAAATGATTTATCCTGAACATCTGCCTCTGTATCTTCAGCAGGAAGGGAAGAGCCATAGCCAAGCATACACTGCACATCTGCCGCATAGTCCTATGAACGGCAGCAAACTTTATGGACCTGTCAAACCGCTTAAAGACATCGTGGCGGAAGCTGAGAAAGAAGCAATATTCCATGCTCTTACGGAAGCGAAAGGGAACAAAATGGAGGCAGCCAAACTGCTTGGAATTGGGAAGACAAGTTTTTATGATAAATGCAAGGGGTATGGGATAAGTTGA
- a CDS encoding 3-hydroxybutyrate dehydrogenase, which produces MNRLLKEKAALVTGAASGIGFEVAKEFAKEGAAVVISDVNLEAAEAAAEKLKEEGFESIAAACDVTKEDQIIQTIETVQKLYGRLDILVNNAGLQHVSPIEEFPTDRFEFLIKVMLTAPFVATKHVFPIMKKQNFGRIINMASINGVIGFAGKAAYNSAKHGVIGLTKVAALEGAEHGITVNALCPGYVDTPLVRNQLADLAKTRNVELERVLEQVIYPLVPQKRLLSVQEIADYAVFLASDKAKGITGQAAILDGGYTVQ; this is translated from the coding sequence ATGAATCGATTACTTAAGGAAAAGGCAGCGCTTGTGACAGGTGCCGCGAGCGGCATCGGATTTGAAGTTGCTAAGGAATTTGCAAAAGAAGGAGCGGCAGTAGTCATTTCCGATGTGAATCTGGAAGCAGCCGAAGCAGCAGCTGAAAAATTGAAGGAAGAAGGTTTTGAATCCATTGCTGCTGCTTGCGATGTAACAAAGGAAGATCAGATCATTCAAACGATTGAAACCGTTCAAAAACTGTACGGCCGCTTGGACATTCTTGTTAACAATGCTGGACTGCAGCATGTTTCTCCAATCGAAGAATTCCCGACTGACCGGTTTGAATTCCTGATCAAAGTCATGCTGACAGCGCCGTTTGTAGCTACAAAACACGTTTTTCCAATCATGAAAAAACAAAATTTTGGCCGGATTATTAATATGGCATCTATTAATGGAGTTATCGGTTTTGCAGGAAAAGCAGCTTACAACAGCGCCAAACACGGTGTCATCGGACTGACTAAGGTTGCTGCGCTTGAAGGGGCGGAACATGGAATCACCGTTAACGCACTTTGTCCGGGCTACGTTGATACCCCTTTGGTTCGCAACCAGCTTGCTGACCTTGCGAAAACGCGAAACGTAGAGCTTGAACGTGTTCTAGAACAAGTGATTTATCCTCTCGTTCCGCAGAAAAGATTGCTCTCAGTTCAGGAAATTGCCGATTATGCAGTCTTTCTGGCAAGTGATAAAGCAAAAGGAATTACCGGTCAGGCAGCTATTCTTGATGGTGGGTATACGGTTCAATAA
- a CDS encoding alkaline phosphatase family protein gives MKNCTLALVTLSIILITGCSANNDQVSPNMIQTKDSSSPKVILLVVDSLMDKPLKKAIHENKAPALEFFLNNGQYSKELISAYPTMSVTIDSTLLTGTNPDKHKIPGLVWYNEDEQRVISYGNGFLETLKYGVKDVADNSLYQINNEDLSKNVKTIHEELDDRGKQTASINAVIYRGNYQHTLMVPKILAKTTSLPDKYNTNGPKILTLGDFLNQDPENNHVINRLGINDAFAVQELTYLLKNKLLPEFTILYLPENDHAVHRKGPKTTDGIEKLDKHLQEILNSYPKWNDALANTVWIIMGDGNQSAVEKNKKKALINLRDALSDYQHLKLGDQVQKNTEIAITANERMAYIYKLKKDPSIKKIASNLQTDPRIAWIAWKENDMVQVLSNGRKGTLQFKPGGLYQDRYHQNWEIKGNMDILDVKANSHKQLSYGDYPDGLSRLYGAIHSQEGEFIIADAKPGYEFIGESSPEHTGGGAHGSMHRVDSYAPIIVTGTDRHIDQLRIVDLKNWIINILGEE, from the coding sequence ATGAAGAATTGTACGCTAGCTCTAGTAACCCTTTCAATCATCCTGATTACCGGCTGCTCAGCCAATAATGATCAAGTATCTCCAAACATGATTCAAACAAAGGACTCCTCTTCACCAAAAGTGATTCTTCTTGTTGTGGATTCATTAATGGACAAACCATTAAAAAAAGCGATTCATGAAAATAAAGCCCCTGCTCTCGAATTTTTCCTGAACAATGGTCAGTACAGTAAAGAGCTGATAAGTGCTTATCCAACTATGTCCGTTACCATTGACAGCACTTTGCTTACAGGAACAAACCCGGATAAGCATAAAATACCCGGTCTTGTTTGGTATAACGAAGATGAACAGCGGGTGATCAGCTATGGGAATGGATTCTTAGAAACCTTGAAATATGGAGTTAAGGATGTGGCAGACAACAGCCTCTATCAAATTAATAACGAAGATCTAAGTAAAAATGTGAAAACAATCCATGAAGAACTGGATGATAGAGGAAAACAAACTGCCTCTATCAACGCTGTAATTTACAGGGGAAATTATCAGCATACCTTGATGGTTCCAAAAATTTTAGCAAAAACGACTTCCCTGCCAGACAAATACAATACAAACGGACCGAAGATATTAACTTTAGGAGATTTTCTTAATCAGGATCCGGAAAACAATCATGTGATCAATCGATTAGGTATTAATGATGCTTTTGCTGTTCAAGAGTTAACCTATCTTCTAAAAAACAAGCTTCTTCCTGAATTTACAATTTTGTACTTGCCCGAAAATGATCATGCAGTCCATAGAAAAGGACCTAAAACAACAGATGGGATTGAAAAACTTGATAAACATCTTCAAGAAATATTGAATTCTTATCCAAAGTGGAATGACGCTCTCGCAAACACAGTATGGATTATTATGGGAGACGGTAATCAATCAGCTGTAGAAAAGAACAAAAAGAAAGCCTTGATCAACTTAAGAGATGCCCTATCGGATTACCAGCATTTAAAGCTTGGTGATCAAGTTCAAAAAAACACTGAAATTGCGATTACTGCAAATGAACGAATGGCATATATTTACAAACTAAAAAAGGATCCCTCTATAAAAAAAATAGCCAGTAACTTGCAGACAGATCCTCGAATTGCCTGGATCGCCTGGAAAGAAAACGATATGGTGCAAGTACTTTCAAATGGCCGCAAAGGAACTCTCCAATTTAAACCTGGAGGCCTTTATCAAGATCGTTATCATCAAAACTGGGAGATAAAAGGGAACATGGACATTTTAGATGTGAAAGCAAATAGCCACAAACAGCTTAGCTATGGGGATTACCCTGATGGTTTATCAAGATTGTATGGAGCCATTCATTCACAAGAAGGAGAATTTATAATAGCGGATGCAAAACCCGGCTATGAATTCATAGGAGAAAGCTCTCCAGAACATACTGGCGGAGGAGCCCACGGTTCTATGCACAGAGTTGATTCTTATGCTCCTATAATCGTTACAGGAACCGACCGTCACATTGATCAATTACGGATTGTTGATTTAAAAAACTGGATTATTAATATCTTAGGAGAAGAATAA
- a CDS encoding CoA transferase subunit B encodes MSDSRHKMVKRAVKEIKDGMNVNLGIGMPTLVANEIPDDYNVLLQSENGLLGIGPYPIAGTEDPDLINAGKETVTSVPGASYFDSAESFAMIRGGHIDLAILGGMEVSEQGDLANWMIPGKMVKGMGGAMDLVNGAKRIIVIMEHVNKYGESKVKKECTLPLTGKQVVNRLITELAVFDFADGMMELVELQDGVTIEEVKEKTEASFTISQSLLTAH; translated from the coding sequence ATGAGTGACAGCAGACATAAAATGGTGAAGCGAGCAGTTAAAGAAATAAAAGACGGCATGAACGTAAATCTTGGAATCGGGATGCCTACTCTTGTAGCAAATGAAATTCCAGATGATTATAATGTGCTTTTGCAATCGGAGAATGGCCTGCTTGGAATCGGACCGTATCCGATTGCAGGAACGGAAGATCCAGACCTGATCAATGCAGGAAAAGAAACGGTAACAAGTGTACCTGGCGCATCTTATTTTGACAGTGCAGAATCTTTCGCCATGATACGCGGAGGACATATTGATCTTGCTATTCTAGGAGGCATGGAGGTTTCTGAACAGGGAGACCTTGCGAATTGGATGATCCCTGGAAAAATGGTTAAGGGGATGGGCGGTGCCATGGATCTTGTTAATGGCGCCAAACGGATAATTGTTATTATGGAACATGTCAATAAATATGGTGAATCCAAGGTTAAAAAAGAATGCACTCTTCCTTTGACAGGGAAACAGGTTGTCAACCGCCTAATTACAGAGCTTGCTGTATTTGATTTTGCAGATGGCATGATGGAGCTCGTTGAACTTCAGGACGGGGTGACCATTGAGGAAGTAAAAGAGAAAACAGAAGCCTCATTTACAATAAGTCAATCACTGCTGACCGCCCATTAA
- a CDS encoding GntP family permease — MEIIIILLSLSLLMFVAYRGFSVILFAPICALFAVLLTDPSYVLPFFSNVFMEKMVGFIKLYFPVFLLGAIFGKVVEMSGLAESIAKTIVKLVGARRAILAIVLMGAILTYSGVSLFVVVFAVYPFAKNLFIEADIPKRLIPGTIALGAFTFTMDALPGTPQIQNVIPTTFFKTDIYAAPVLGIIGAIFVLSLGMWYLESRRKKAEKAGEGYAGFHSETAAGLDPELAREKEEAAVSAGTELSVARQILAFVPLILVGVMNKFFTVSFPKWYPNGFDFSAIGLEAFGKIELPSVVAIWSVELALLIGIITTIAFDWKAVTANIKDGLNAGISGALLAAMNTGAEYGFGGVIAALPGFKTVSNGISSTFTDPLVNGAVTTTTLAGITGSASGGMGIALSAMSDKYLEAIEKFNIPPEVMHRVISMASGGMDTLPHNGAVITLLAVTGLTHRQSYRDIFAITIIKTVAVFVIIAIYSLFGLV; from the coding sequence GTGGAAATCATTATTATTTTATTATCACTAAGTTTACTGATGTTTGTTGCTTATCGGGGATTTTCAGTTATTTTGTTTGCTCCGATCTGTGCTCTGTTTGCAGTATTGCTGACAGATCCTAGTTATGTACTGCCGTTTTTCTCCAACGTGTTTATGGAGAAGATGGTCGGATTCATTAAACTTTATTTTCCGGTATTCTTGCTTGGAGCTATTTTTGGGAAGGTCGTGGAAATGTCCGGTCTTGCTGAATCCATTGCCAAAACGATTGTTAAGCTTGTAGGAGCAAGGAGAGCGATTCTTGCCATTGTTCTGATGGGTGCCATCCTGACATACAGCGGTGTCAGTTTGTTTGTTGTGGTGTTCGCTGTCTATCCATTTGCTAAAAATCTGTTCATTGAGGCAGACATTCCAAAACGTCTGATTCCAGGAACAATTGCTCTTGGAGCTTTTACTTTTACGATGGACGCACTTCCGGGTACGCCGCAAATTCAAAACGTCATCCCGACAACCTTCTTCAAAACTGATATTTATGCAGCTCCTGTTCTTGGGATTATAGGTGCGATTTTTGTCTTGTCACTTGGAATGTGGTATTTGGAATCACGACGCAAAAAAGCGGAAAAAGCAGGTGAAGGGTATGCAGGATTTCATTCAGAGACTGCTGCAGGACTAGACCCTGAGCTTGCTCGTGAAAAAGAAGAGGCTGCTGTTTCTGCAGGAACGGAACTTAGTGTTGCCCGTCAGATTCTAGCCTTCGTGCCACTTATTTTGGTTGGTGTCATGAACAAATTCTTCACCGTTTCTTTTCCGAAATGGTATCCAAACGGATTTGATTTCTCAGCGATCGGACTTGAAGCGTTTGGTAAAATCGAGCTTCCATCTGTTGTTGCAATATGGTCTGTTGAACTTGCGCTATTAATAGGAATCATAACGACAATTGCTTTTGACTGGAAAGCTGTAACCGCTAACATTAAAGACGGTTTGAATGCTGGGATTAGCGGTGCACTGCTTGCCGCCATGAATACAGGAGCTGAGTATGGATTTGGCGGAGTCATCGCTGCACTTCCTGGATTTAAAACGGTGAGCAATGGGATTTCCTCAACATTTACGGATCCGCTTGTAAACGGAGCTGTGACGACAACCACACTTGCAGGTATCACAGGCTCCGCATCCGGAGGGATGGGAATTGCGCTAAGCGCAATGTCTGATAAGTATTTGGAGGCAATTGAAAAGTTCAATATTCCTCCGGAGGTTATGCATAGGGTTATTTCTATGGCATCAGGCGGTATGGATACTCTGCCTCACAATGGAGCGGTTATTACGCTTCTTGCGGTTACAGGTCTTACTCACCGTCAATCTTACCGTGATATTTTTGCCATTACGATTATTAAGACAGTTGCCGTATTTGTCATTATCGCGATTTACAGCCTATTCGGCCTAGTTTAA
- a CDS encoding CoA transferase subunit A — protein MAKGKVLDSFKQAIDTVEDGATLVVGGFGLCGIPEKTILALRDKGVKDLTVVSNNCGVDDWGLGLLLANKQIKKMMSSYVGENKIFERQYLSGELEVELIPQGTLAERMRAGGAGIPGFYTATGVGTKVAEGKEHKDFDGRTYILERGIVGDFALVKAWKADPLGNLVFRKTSRNFNPVAAMAGKITIAEVEEIVETGELNPDEIHTPGIYVQHVLLGENYEKRIERLTVRQA, from the coding sequence ATGGCAAAGGGAAAAGTTCTAGACTCATTTAAACAAGCAATTGATACGGTGGAAGACGGTGCAACATTGGTCGTTGGAGGCTTCGGCCTCTGCGGCATACCTGAAAAAACGATTCTTGCTTTAAGAGATAAAGGTGTCAAAGATCTTACTGTTGTAAGCAATAACTGCGGAGTTGACGATTGGGGCCTTGGCTTGCTGCTTGCAAACAAACAGATCAAAAAAATGATGTCTTCTTATGTAGGAGAAAACAAAATTTTTGAACGTCAGTATTTAAGCGGTGAATTGGAAGTAGAGCTGATCCCTCAAGGAACTTTAGCTGAGAGAATGCGGGCTGGAGGCGCTGGAATTCCTGGCTTTTATACAGCAACCGGAGTTGGAACGAAGGTGGCTGAAGGCAAGGAGCACAAAGATTTCGATGGCCGGACGTATATCCTTGAAAGAGGAATCGTTGGAGACTTTGCCCTAGTTAAAGCATGGAAAGCGGACCCGCTTGGTAACTTGGTTTTCAGGAAAACTTCCCGAAATTTTAATCCAGTGGCTGCGATGGCCGGGAAAATTACAATAGCAGAGGTCGAAGAAATTGTTGAAACCGGAGAGCTGAATCCAGACGAAATTCATACACCTGGCATTTATGTTCAGCATGTATTGCTTGGTGAGAACTATGAAAAACGAATCGAACGCCTTACGGTTCGTCAGGCATAA
- a CDS encoding alpha/beta hydrolase codes for MPSIKIDSCNSFHYEEFGQGIPVIFIHPPGMGKKVFFYQHNLSKHMRVIFPDLSGHGDSETASHEISIPYYASEILCFMDALNLEKAVICGYSAGCMIAQHLAIYHSERIELLILSGAYPCVDDASGQILHHSGIYMAENYLNLLIEIISRSHTKDKKMRKMLSGHMKKADKEVWKQYYIHSLQYSCLDKLHHITMPMLFMYGEAGDWSNYYLKLYRNKCKHAEFFLFTNQNHQLPTKKWNIFNEIVTGFVLNRVNFTQKNTISLQRRLF; via the coding sequence ATGCCCTCAATCAAGATAGACAGCTGCAATTCTTTCCATTACGAGGAATTCGGTCAAGGGATACCGGTTATATTTATTCATCCTCCCGGTATGGGAAAAAAAGTGTTTTTTTATCAGCACAATTTATCAAAGCATATGAGAGTTATTTTTCCGGACTTAAGCGGCCACGGAGATAGTGAGACAGCTTCGCATGAAATTTCGATTCCGTATTATGCAAGTGAAATATTATGTTTTATGGATGCTTTAAATCTGGAAAAAGCCGTTATATGCGGATACTCAGCGGGGTGCATGATCGCCCAGCATCTTGCCATTTATCATTCAGAAAGAATCGAATTGCTCATTTTATCAGGTGCCTATCCATGCGTTGATGATGCATCAGGACAAATATTGCATCATTCAGGCATATATATGGCAGAGAATTATTTGAATTTATTAATAGAAATTATTTCAAGGAGTCATACAAAAGATAAAAAGATGAGAAAAATGCTAAGTGGCCATATGAAAAAAGCGGACAAAGAAGTTTGGAAGCAGTATTATATTCACTCTTTGCAATACAGCTGTCTCGACAAACTTCATCACATCACGATGCCTATGCTGTTTATGTACGGAGAAGCAGGAGACTGGTCGAACTATTATTTAAAACTTTATCGAAATAAATGCAAACACGCAGAGTTTTTCCTATTTACAAACCAAAATCATCAGCTTCCTACGAAGAAATGGAACATATTCAATGAAATTGTTACAGGATTTGTGCTCAATCGAGTGAATTTCACACAGAAGAATACCATTAGTTTACAAAGGCGGCTCTTCTAA
- a CDS encoding amino acid ABC transporter permease — protein MGDIQWEYVFNYELAVDSFSYVIQGIWNTLLISLVSMAIGLVLGFFLALGRTSKYSFFTWPARIYISFMRGVPILVILFILYFGFPIIGIEFTAITAALIGFSLNSAAYMAEINRSALASVDRGQWEASKSLGLSYWQTMRGIILPQAFRIALPPLSNVLLDLTKASSLAAMITVPELFQQAKIVGGRELDYMTMYILVALIYWGICSLLTIVQNYLEKRYEYLV, from the coding sequence ATGGGAGATATTCAGTGGGAATACGTCTTTAATTATGAACTTGCTGTGGACTCTTTTTCATATGTGATACAAGGGATCTGGAATACCCTGCTCATTTCCTTAGTCAGCATGGCAATCGGTTTGGTGCTCGGTTTTTTTCTCGCACTAGGGCGCACTTCTAAGTACTCGTTTTTCACATGGCCGGCTAGAATCTATATTTCGTTTATGCGAGGGGTTCCGATTCTTGTTATTCTGTTTATTTTATATTTTGGTTTTCCGATTATCGGAATCGAGTTCACAGCCATAACGGCTGCTTTAATCGGATTCAGTTTAAACAGTGCTGCCTATATGGCGGAAATTAACCGTTCAGCTTTAGCCTCTGTTGACCGAGGACAGTGGGAGGCTTCCAAGTCGCTTGGTCTTTCCTACTGGCAGACGATGAGAGGGATTATTTTGCCGCAGGCTTTCAGAATTGCGCTGCCCCCTCTTTCTAACGTGCTGCTTGATTTGACGAAAGCATCCTCACTGGCCGCGATGATAACTGTGCCGGAGCTTTTTCAGCAGGCTAAAATTGTCGGGGGCAGGGAGCTTGATTACATGACAATGTATATTCTCGTTGCCCTCATTTATTGGGGAATTTGTTCTCTTTTGACAATTGTCCAAAATTACCTCGAGAAAAGATATGAATACCTAGTATAA